Proteins from a single region of Acidianus ambivalens:
- a CDS encoding glycoside hydrolase family 57 protein, whose protein sequence is MVDKIILGFEVHQPFRIRKDAFWNPRFRGNVLERFFDMELNKEIFDRVKRKCYIPATKIILEEIENAEDEGREVKFFFSLSGTFIEQAEKWGKDVLELFQILSSTKKVEFLGQTYYHSVTSLWEDKTEWKEQVREQKEIIKEYFKQEPQVFENTELLTNPQILDMVQEIGYKGIIMEGKESTLNGKSTNFVYRRKGLTILFRNYRLSDDVAFRFSSRNWDQYPLTADKFANWVKDSPGQVVTIFVDYETFGEHHWPESGILDFLRWLPRELNKRGVKFALPRELINESYYDIDIQGTSSWADINKDESSWLGNIMQWAYDEAVRRAEMPSKELGGDYLKAWKYFTTSDNYYYLFTGGGGPAEVHNYFNAYSTPVDAFINEFYAINAFLNEELHKLGINNEPFFFIKNGKRSSVAWNKKEFEEIIKRDESLKDHLKYLKEWLGNEKD, encoded by the coding sequence ATGGTAGACAAAATAATACTTGGCTTTGAGGTTCACCAACCTTTTAGGATCAGAAAGGACGCGTTCTGGAATCCTAGGTTTAGAGGTAATGTACTAGAGCGATTCTTCGACATGGAATTAAACAAGGAAATCTTTGATCGAGTTAAGAGGAAGTGTTACATTCCTGCTACTAAAATAATCTTAGAAGAAATAGAGAATGCGGAAGACGAAGGTAGAGAAGTAAAGTTCTTCTTTTCACTTTCTGGTACATTTATAGAACAAGCTGAAAAATGGGGCAAAGACGTATTGGAACTTTTCCAAATTCTTTCATCTACAAAAAAGGTAGAATTTTTAGGACAAACTTATTATCACTCGGTTACTTCCTTATGGGAAGATAAGACTGAGTGGAAAGAGCAAGTTAGAGAGCAGAAAGAGATAATAAAGGAGTATTTTAAACAAGAGCCTCAAGTTTTCGAGAATACTGAACTCTTAACTAATCCTCAAATATTAGATATGGTACAAGAGATAGGATATAAAGGAATAATAATGGAAGGCAAGGAGAGTACATTAAATGGTAAAAGCACTAATTTTGTGTATAGAAGAAAAGGACTTACTATCCTTTTTAGAAATTATAGGCTAAGCGACGATGTAGCGTTTAGATTTTCCTCAAGGAATTGGGATCAATATCCTTTAACTGCAGATAAATTTGCAAATTGGGTTAAGGATTCTCCTGGTCAAGTTGTCACAATATTTGTTGACTATGAAACTTTTGGAGAACATCATTGGCCAGAATCAGGAATTTTAGATTTTCTCAGATGGTTGCCAAGAGAGCTCAATAAGAGGGGAGTAAAGTTTGCTTTGCCCAGAGAATTAATAAATGAATCCTATTATGATATAGACATACAAGGAACTTCCTCTTGGGCTGATATAAATAAGGATGAGAGTAGTTGGTTAGGTAATATAATGCAATGGGCTTATGACGAGGCAGTAAGGAGAGCTGAAATGCCATCAAAGGAACTAGGAGGAGATTATTTGAAAGCTTGGAAGTATTTTACTACTAGTGATAATTATTATTACTTATTTACAGGTGGAGGAGGCCCTGCAGAAGTTCATAATTACTTTAACGCTTATTCTACCCCTGTTGACGCATTTATAAATGAATTTTATGCAATAAACGCTTTTCTCAATGAAGAGCTTCATAAACTTGGCATAAATAATGAACCTTTCTTCTTTATTAAAAACGGTAAAAGAAGTTCTGTAGCATGGAATAAAAAGGAATTCGAGGAGATAATTAAAAGAGATGAGAGTTTGAAAGATCATTTGAAATATCTAAAGGAGTGGTTAGGAAATGAAAAGGATTGA
- a CDS encoding nucleotidyltransferase family protein has protein sequence MEWKIEDVKVIIPIGGEATRLRPLTIETSKATVRLLNRPLIEFSIYELAKQGIKEFIFGVRGYVNYRSLFDTFKEGIGFSARYKIKPRVHFKYQPRVDSVGNADSVRINMEYYRINDITLIIQGDNIFRLDVKKLINYHLEKKAMMTIVLKKWDNVEEFGVADVDNDLRIKRFVEKPKKEEAPSNLINTGIYVLSPDIKKVFESEDVIKMREEGKMDFGKDIIPYLINHDYPVYGYITEDIWFDVGTPDRYLDAMQTLLATLPENEIGGKRIDEDKRIFVQGTSPDSIRRRNIIISKYKKGKIKVEGNALIGRHCQIGNGIYIENSVIDNFTIVKNNVKIVKSSIMDRVYLGDNVEIQNSIIGRHVEIKDGVKIINSVIADDVTIGENSEIVNSRIYPHRVINSGSKLHDTILT, from the coding sequence ATGGAATGGAAGATTGAAGATGTTAAAGTCATTATTCCAATAGGTGGAGAGGCAACAAGATTAAGGCCTTTAACCATAGAAACATCAAAGGCTACAGTAAGATTACTTAACAGACCTTTAATAGAATTTTCCATTTACGAATTAGCAAAACAAGGAATAAAAGAATTCATATTTGGAGTTAGAGGTTACGTAAATTATAGATCTTTATTTGACACATTTAAGGAGGGAATAGGTTTTTCTGCTAGGTATAAAATAAAGCCAAGAGTACACTTCAAATATCAGCCAAGAGTTGATAGCGTAGGAAACGCTGACAGTGTAAGGATTAATATGGAGTATTATAGGATAAATGATATTACGTTAATAATTCAGGGAGACAATATTTTTAGATTAGATGTTAAAAAATTAATTAATTATCATTTAGAGAAAAAAGCTATGATGACGATTGTATTAAAGAAATGGGATAATGTAGAGGAATTTGGAGTAGCAGATGTTGATAATGACCTTAGAATAAAAAGATTCGTAGAGAAACCTAAAAAAGAGGAAGCGCCGTCAAATCTAATTAACACTGGAATTTATGTACTTTCTCCAGATATTAAAAAAGTCTTTGAAAGCGAAGACGTAATAAAAATGAGAGAAGAGGGTAAGATGGATTTCGGAAAAGATATTATACCTTACTTGATAAATCACGATTATCCAGTTTACGGATACATAACAGAGGACATCTGGTTTGACGTTGGCACTCCGGATAGATATTTAGATGCAATGCAAACTTTGTTGGCAACATTACCAGAAAATGAAATAGGAGGTAAAAGAATAGATGAAGATAAAAGAATCTTTGTCCAAGGGACTTCTCCAGATTCAATAAGGAGAAGGAATATAATAATTTCAAAATACAAGAAAGGTAAAATAAAAGTTGAGGGTAATGCTTTAATAGGTAGGCATTGCCAGATAGGTAATGGTATCTATATAGAGAACTCAGTAATAGATAACTTTACTATAGTTAAGAATAATGTAAAAATCGTAAAAAGCTCAATAATGGATAGAGTTTATTTAGGAGACAACGTTGAGATACAGAATTCAATAATAGGTAGGCATGTAGAAATTAAGGACGGAGTTAAAATAATAAATAGCGTAATAGCTGATGACGTTACTATAGGAGAAAACTCTGAAATAGTTAACTCTAGAATTTACCCCCACAGAGTTATAAACTCTGGGAGCAAACTTCATGATACGATACTAACGTGA